Within Saccharomyces paradoxus chromosome X, complete sequence, the genomic segment AATAATATAGAACAGTAGATATAGATGATGAAGTGaatgaaaaacaagaataataaaataccAAAATTTCCTGCTGGCATTTATTCAGACGAAAAATGGTGCACAATAAGCGTGTCAAAACGACGGTTAGACCCTTCAAATATAACATTCCTCACCTCCTCGCTGAAGGGCTCACTTTCATCAAGAAGGTCCTCTCCAATAATGAATGTGGTCTCCTCTATATCGGCTAAAGCAGTATCTGATAATCCTATGTCCAGCACAGTTTCTATAAAAGACGACCTTTCAATTGCTTCTTTTGGACTCTTTGTTTCAAAGGGAATATCCACAATCTTAACGGTAGATTCGTTTAGCCAGTCATGCTCAGCAAATGCGGTTGACAAATCTTTTGCAAAATCACTATTCTTACTGTTAATAAATATACTACAGGATGcgttatcattattatagCCATCTCTATAGCATATCAATAAGAGAAGATATAGTCCAAGATAATCTGACTGTGTCAGGTATGGTTTTGGTAGTAATAAGTTGAAccgttttcttttaaaacGATCTGCATTTAACCTGCCATAGGtgtttgaaatttgaaCAGCAAAATTTGCCTTGAGTGACTGGAAAATagacttgaaaaaagtagaTGATAATTCATTCAAACCCAGGAGATGAGAATAAATGTGATCGAAGTTGGcgtatttttcatcaatgaAGACGGGGCTTCCTCTATACTCATACGAGGCTCCTTTCAGTGGCAGTAAAATGAGATCTGAAGAGTCCATTTTCATCGTCGCAATATTAGCTGCCTTTTCACGTATAGTAGAAAATATCACCTCACTAGAAAATGGTATTTTGCTTaggtttgaaaaaatatcaaatatttgtaGTAATGAATCTGTATTCGCAGTGAAATCGGGATCATCATTATATAGAGAAGATGATTGCAGCAGATCAGTTGTTCGTTCAGTAAGCAATCGTAAATGAATGGCTCTCAATGCGCCAACTCCTTCAAACGCATtcagtttttcatttataaCACTTAGGTTAGTATCCACATCGTCAACGCTTTTAGACCAAATAtgaaccattttttttattttgaatgtGTTGGATTTCAATGTAGAATCAGTAGCAGTCGTCATTCTGCTCAAGGAGGTTTCGTTTCTTTGTCTGTTACTCTTAGGCTTAGGAGACACTCCTAAAGATAGGTAATTTAACAGCTTTAAAGACGGAGAGATCGCTTCTGTAGTGTTTATCACGGTGGTCAGTTCACCAATTCTATATTTGGCAACATCTGCCAATGAATTTAATTGAGTGTTAATTTCAGTATTGTCAACACCCTCAGAATCGAGGCCATTTGCTGCCCCATCGTCTTCCCCAGGTGTAGATAAGGATTTGCGAACGTCATCTCGGTATGAATCTGGATATACAACCTGCGTAAGAGGAGTGGTAACAAAAGTAGAAACCAAAGCCATTAACACAAACAtaccaaatatttttctacTAATAATACCAGCATTCAAACCAACAGTCAATACAACAATTTCAACAATACCTTTGCAAGACATCAAAACACCGACTGCAGTGGCTTCCCTCCAAAATAAGCCGCTAAGTTTAGCCGTAAGAGTACCTGAAATAATTTTAGTAAAGATGGCAATACCGATTGTTGCAAAAACATAGCCCCAGTCTCTTCCCTCATTCAACAAAGTCAAATCAACATTCAATCCGGCAACAGCAAAATAGATTGgaatgaaaacaatattCGGTATATCTTCCATTCTTTCTGTTAATTTAACAACATAGTGATCATCTCTAGGTACCACTAAACCAGCAATGAAGGCACCGAAAATAGGATGAACCCCAATAATATCCGTGAAGTAAGCAGAAATGAACatgataaataaaatgCACATCGTTGCCAATGGTGAAGGCTTGATTCTGTCAAGTTCATGGGTTCTTATAAGCACCCATCTTAATAGGTATTTTAAGGGAAAGAAGTAAATCAAAAACCATGCAAACGTGATAAGCAGAATGTAAACGGTATTAACAGGGCTTCCTTCTGCACTCGAAAGAATAATACTCAATGCTAATAGAATCCATCCCAATATGTCGTTAATGATACCCGCCGCAAGGACAACGATACCAGCTCTATCCTTGATCAAGCGCAGTTCGTTTAAAATACGACATAAAACAGGAAAGGCTGTAACGGAGATCGAAACAGCTATAAATACCATGAATACAGAGAATTTGATATGCCTTTCGCCTTCTGTTCTGTTCGCATAAGTGTGAAATAAAGGAATTGCTAGCAGACAGCCAAAACCAAACGGCACCGCTAAAGTGGCTATACCTATCACGAgtgctttttttaaatgttTTTTAATGAAGGCAATATCCACTTCTAAGCCCAAAAAGAACATGAACAGTATTATTCCCAAATTCGCCACCAAATTTAGTCCCGGGATCGATGACGTAGGGAATATTGTGTTTGTATAGTTTGGAATTTGACCAAATACAGTGGGCCCTAATATTACACCTGCTATAACTTCTGAAATGACCTTAGGCTGCCTCATCATTGAAAATGGGATGTGAACTAAATTGCACACCAGTAATATAAGACATGcttgaaagagaaataaaGTTAGCGGTGAACTCGAGTTGTAGTGGAACGGGTTCGCACCTGACAAAACTCCTCCTACAGTGTTTGCCATTTgatataatataaataatacaaCCTCGTTTTAAGGATAATTGTTGATATCATTTGACATATGTTTTAGCAATAAGATATGATATAAGATGAGTGAACCgttcttgttttttattttccctTCATGAAGCTCAGCCACATTAGGCCGAGACGCAACGGGTGCATAGTTCAAGGCGCATTTATGGCAGAAAAATGCTGTCACTATTTACTTGATATGgtagaatatatatatttagaGAATACATCTGCAGAAGCCTACAGTAAAATATAATTTAATGCTTCGGGTGTTTGTAAATCAAAGTGTCTTTCTATGCTCACcaaaatatcttcttttgcttATAACCTTATAGAGTTCTTCGTCTTCTACTAGATTAGCTACCAACTCTTCTATGTTCTTGAATAGCATCATAAAAGCAAAATGAGGTTCATTTAAGGGGAACTTGAGAGGCGTCTCAGGTGATATCCAAAATTCGGGTCCTCGTGTATACTCCTCAATATCTGTAATGTTCCTTAAATGAAGTTTATGGATGTAAGACCAATCAGAAAAACTAAGTGTGTAATCTTTATTCACTAGGCATATCCGATGTAGTTTTTTTACGGCTTTAAGTAACTCTTGCAAGTTCCTTAAATTAAAGGTCCCCGAGTCCTGTAGTGAATATGCAGCAGAAGAAGCATATTCCAGAGGAAGTATTCCCTCTGGACTAGATGCTTTtgacaatgaagaaaatgattcTTGCGGGCTTCCCCGCGGGGATGTTACTCCAGAaccattttcttctggagTATCATCGTTGCACTCTGAAATTTGACTAGACTGTGAGCTCGTTGTAGTCTCTTCCAAATCACCGTCAGCCGTGTCtgattcttcaaaaatttcaccagTGTTCACCATAAAGGAAATCGCTCTTTGACGTCCGTTAAAGACAATAGATTTGACTTTATTATTGAGTGATTCACCGATCCTAATGTCTAGAGAGGTAGAAATGTCAAACAACAGATCACCCACCGTAGATAAAATAGCTCCCATTAATGGGACCGCACCCAACGCCCAGATAACAAAAAACGCACGGCCTGCGCCAGTCCTTGGAGCAAAGTCACCGTATCCAATGGTCAATAAGCataagaaacaaaaataaatacaaTTGAAATATGACCAATTCTCTGCAAATTTGAATACAAGAGCCCCCAATAACCAAAAACCCATGAAAATTGCAACAGTCATCGACAATGAAAACCAATGCTGCTTTCTCGAGGCTGTTCTGCGAATACACTTCATCAAATCAAACGCTTCCCTTTCAGAAAAAGCTTTATTACCATCCATATAACGTTTCCATGATTTAGACCTCCCTTTTTCAACCCtgtggaaaaagaaaattggtccagaagatttttgaatgataGATCTTGTCATAAACACGATTAAACCCATTAAGACAACTCCAGACAGGGAAAAGATTAAAACCATGATTTTGGCGCCAACTGATTTAGGCAAAATATCACCCAGTCCCACGGTTAATAATGACACCGTGCAGAAATATAGTGCATTTCCGTACGTGATGTGCAACAAAGCGCTGAACATACCCGCTCCCCAAATCAACCATACAGACAGTAGTACAGTGTATGCCATGATACTTCTTTCATTGGGTAAAAGGTTAAACGTTGGGGGATATTTTCCTAATTTATAACCAATAAAATGTATCGTCAAGATAATGGTGCATACCAAATATAGACCAGAACTGATGCAGGCAAACCAAAACCCAATAGTCTTACTATAGCTGCTCGGCATGTCACTCAAGGAACATACAATTACGTCCACCAAAAGCATCCCTCCTGCTATCGTCCAACCTGTGATATTGATTAGCTGAGATTTAAGGTACGTCAACTTCTTACCAAAATGTAGCATCAAGATAATATTCGACGTAAAACCCAATATCAGAGAGATGATATTAACGGCAAAAACACCAGGAGGATCAAAAACCGTCTTTACTTGGTTCATCAAAACATCCGTGTCGTTGCTCTGTGGATTTGTCACCACAGAGTTGTTCCTTACGGATCTCCATTTTTCTACCACACAGGCTATCGAAATGGTGTTAGCAACGGGACCCAAACAGGCAGTAATCACGGGAAAATAGCATGAAACCACGAACCAAAAGACAAAGAGTGTCGAAGAAGGTTCCGCATTGATAATACTAACTCTTTCATCCCGAAATCGCAGTGCATCCTTTAATTCCTCTTCAAGAGCACCCTTAGCCTCATTCGCTGTGTTATTTGAATGCGATTCAACAGCCTGAGCTGAGCC encodes:
- the KHA1 gene encoding Kha1p (K+/H+ antiporter~similar to YJL094C) translates to MANTVGGVLSGANPFHYNSSSPLTLFLFQACLILLVCNLVHIPFSMMRQPKVISEVIAGVILGPTVFGQIPNYTNTIFPTSSIPGLNLVANLGIILFMFFLGLEVDIAFIKKHLKKALVIGIATLAVPFGFGCLLAIPLFHTYANRTEGERHIKFSVFMVFIAVSISVTAFPVLCRILNELRLIKDRAGIVVLAAGIINDILGWILLALSIILSSAEGSPVNTVYILLITFAWFLIYFFPLKYLLRWVLIRTHELDRIKPSPLATMCILFIMFISAYFTDIIGVHPIFGAFIAGLVVPRDDHYVVKLTERMEDIPNIVFIPIYFAVAGLNVDLTLLNEGRDWGYVFATIGIAIFTKIISGTLTAKLSGLFWREATAVGVLMSCKGIVEIVVLTVGLNAGIISRKIFGMFVLMALVSTFVTTPLTQVVYPDSYRDDVRKSLSTPGEDDGAANGLDSEGVDNTEINTQLNSLADVAKYRIGELTTVINTTEAISPSLKLLNYLSLGVSPKPKSNRQRNETSLSRMTTATDSTLKSNTFKIKKMVHIWSKSVDDVDTNLSVINEKLNAFEGVGALRAIHLRLLTERTTDLLQSSSLYNDDPDFTANTDSLLQIFDIFSNLSKIPFSSEVIFSTIREKAANIATMKMDSSDLILLPLKGASYEYRGSPVFIDEKYANFDHIYSHLLGLNELSSTFFKSIFQSLKANFAVQISNTYGRLNADRFKRKRFNLLLPKPYLTQSDYLGLYLLLLICYRDGYNNDNASCSIFINSKNSDFAKDLSTAFAEHDWLNESTVKIVDIPFETKSPKEAIERSSFIETVLDIGLSDTALADIEETTFIIGEDLLDESEPFSEEVRNVIFEGSNRRFDTLIVHHFSSE
- the TOK1 gene encoding Tok1p (Outward-rectifier potassium channel of the plasma membrane~similar to YJL093C) — its product is MDNFAENRLGYGNMARVEQEGSAQAVESHSNNTANEAKGALEEELKDALRFRDERVSIINAEPSSTLFVFWFVVSCYFPVITACLGPVANTISIACVVEKWRSVRNNSVVTNPQSNDTDVLMNQVKTVFDPPGVFAVNIISLILGFTSNIILMLHFGKKLTYLKSQLINITGWTIAGGMLLVDVIVCSLSDMPSSYSKTIGFWFACISSGLYLVCTIILTIHFIGYKLGKYPPTFNLLPNERSIMAYTVLLSVWLIWGAGMFSALLHITYGNALYFCTVSLLTVGLGDILPKSVGAKIMVLIFSLSGVVLMGLIVFMTRSIIQKSSGPIFFFHRVEKGRSKSWKRYMDGNKAFSEREAFDLMKCIRRTASRKQHWFSLSMTVAIFMGFWLLGALVFKFAENWSYFNCIYFCFLCLLTIGYGDFAPRTGAGRAFFVIWALGAVPLMGAILSTVGDLLFDISTSLDIRIGESLNNKVKSIVFNGRQRAISFMVNTGEIFEESDTADGDLEETTTSSQSSQISECNDDTPEENGSGVTSPRGSPQESFSSLSKASSPEGILPLEYASSAAYSLQDSGTFNLRNLQELLKAVKKLHRICLVNKDYTLSFSDWSYIHKLHLRNITDIEEYTRGPEFWISPETPLKFPLNEPHFAFMMLFKNIEELVANLVEDEELYKVISKRRYFGEHRKTL